The Patagioenas fasciata isolate bPatFas1 chromosome 25, bPatFas1.hap1, whole genome shotgun sequence genome includes a region encoding these proteins:
- the PTAFR gene encoding platelet-activating factor receptor: MSEKGKVGAEGSAGSYISCHIDSEFRYNLFTVFYSIIFILGFVANCYVLWIFSRIYPTKKLNEIKIFMVNLTVADLLFLVTMPMWIVYYHHHGDWIMPKFLCNVAGCLFFVNTYCSVAFLMVITYNRYQAVTNPIKAAQFTTQRRGIYLSAAIWIIIVGSSLYYLFDDNTNEEKIDSKNFTRCFERYDSSGNVSAVLTIHVIICVLFYIIFFFILGWNVIIIRTLFSKPAQPRRSAHVKQRALWMVCTVLAVFIISFVPHHIVNLPWTLTVLEQWRKEDCQLRQQLNDAHQVTLCLLSMNCVLDPIIYCFLTKKFQKHLSENLKSMKESRKCSRQTTDTVIEGTIHQEDAIRI, translated from the coding sequence ATGTCTGAAAAGGGTAAAGTTGGTGCAGAAGGTAGTGCTGGTTCCTACATTTCATGCCACATTGACTCTGAGTTTCGCTACAACCTCTTCACCGTTTTCTACAGCATCATTTTCATCCTGGGCTTTGTTGCCAACTGCTACGTGCTCTGGATTTTCAGCCGTATCTACCCCACCAAGAAACTCAATGAAATCAAGATATTCATGGTGAACCTGACAGTAGCTGACCTGCTCTTCTTGGTTACCATGCCGATGTGGATTGTGTACTACCATCACCACGGGGACTGGATCATGCCCAAGTTCCTCTGTAACGTGGCTGGCTGTTTATTTTTCGTTAACACCTACTGTTCTGTTGCCTTTCTGATGGTCATCACATACAACCGTTACCAGGCCGTGACTAATCCCATCAAAGCTGCTCAGTTCACCACCCAGAGAAGAGGTATCTACTTATCAGCAGCTATCTGGATCATAATAGTGGGCAGCTCTCTGTATTACCTTTTCGACGATAATACTAATGAGGAGAAGATCGATTCCAAGAATTTCACTCGGTGCTTTGAGCGCTACGACTCTTCCGGCAATGTTTCAGCCGTTCTCACCATTCACGTCATCATCTGCGTCCTTTTCTatatcattttcttttttatactaGGCTGGAACGTCATCATTATCAGGACGCTGTTCTCCAAACCAGCGCAGCCGCGCAGGAGCGCTCACGTCAAGCAAAGGGCGCTCTGGATGGTTTGCACGGTGCTGGCCGTGTTCATCATCAGCTTCGTACCTCACCACATAGTTAACCTGCCCTGGACCCTGACGGTTCTGGAGCAGTGGAGGAAAGAAGATTGTCAGCTGCGCCAACAACTCAATGACGCTCACCAGGTGACGTTGTGCCTCTTGAGTATGAACTGCGTGCTGGACCCCATCATCTACTGCTTCCTCACCAAGAAGTTCCAGAAGCATCTTTCGGAAAACCTGAAAAGCATGAAAGAGAGTCGCAAGTGCTCCAGGCAAACCACGGACACTGTGATCGAGGGCACCATTCACCAAGAGGATGCCATCAGGATCTAG